Sequence from the Feifania hominis genome:
AAAAATCTTAAGCGAGAAAGCACTGCGTGTTCGCTTTCAACGCACAGTGCTTTCTTATTTTGTTTCTCGGCTCCGCTCATCTGGCAAAGCAAAAAACGATAACTGCAAGTACGGGGTTTTCTTCGCTTGTGTTTTTCTGCATGCGCCGAATTGCGCATTCCCACGCAATCAATTATTTTATGCTTTATCAGCCAGCTATAACTACGGTGGTCTTTCTACTGTATAGTGAATATTCGTTAATAGTTGACTCTGCTTCATTTAGAGGAACATCCGCATACGTTTGAAACGAGCCTTGCTCAATCAATCTTCCCATCTTTGCCTCCTCTTTATCATCTTGGTCCCAAAAACTTATCTCCGTTCAAATGAATCATGTGATCTGGCATATCAGCGATCCAAACCTCTGTTTCCCACGCAAGAGATTCCGAGAATTGCTTGAATGTCTTAAAGTCCAGAAATGCCGTAACATATATCTTCCCGGATGTAACGCCAGTTGTCATTTCCTCGATTTCCTTGATACGCTTAGGCTCCATCGGTCCAACGGACGTAACCGACTCGATAAAATACAGCCAATCCTTGTCTTCAGAGTAAAGAACGACATCAGGCATCTTATCGTGCAGCGTTATTTCAAAGCCAAAAGCACAAAGCTTGTCCACGTTCTTAACCAAGTCTTTCTCTGTGGTATCTCCAACATACAGACACTCGGAGTTGGG
This genomic interval carries:
- a CDS encoding BsuBI/PstI family type II restriction endonuclease, translating into MENHDSLVDLYASKRTMRKMPVKINGEDFTFSPGKHNQLQKAIIEEFAPRFAPNSECLYVGDTTEKDLVKNVDKLCAFGFEITLHDKMPDVVLYSEDKDWLYFIESVTSVGPMEPKRIKEIEEMTTGVTSGKIYVTAFLDFKTFKQFSESLAWETEVWIADMPDHMIHLNGDKFLGPR